From a region of the Corvus cornix cornix isolate S_Up_H32 chromosome 2, ASM73873v5, whole genome shotgun sequence genome:
- the RPL15 gene encoding 60S ribosomal protein L15: MGAYKYIQELWRKKQSDVMRFLLRVRCWQYRQLSALHRAPRPTRPDKARRLGYKAKQGYVIYRVRVRRGGRKRPVPKGATYGKPVHHGVNQLKFARSLQSVAEERAGRHCGALRVLNSYWVGEDSTYKFFEVILIDPFHKTIRRNPDTQWITKPVHKHREMRGLTSAGRKSRGLGKGHKFHHTIGGSRRAAWRRRNTLQLHRYR, from the exons ATGGGTGCCTACAAGTACATCCAGGAGCTATGGAGGAAGAAGCAGTCGGACGTGATGCGGTTCCTGCTGCGCGTGCGCTGCTGGCAGTACCGCCAGCTGTCGGCCTTGCACCGGGCCCCGCGCCCTACACGACCCGATAAAGCCCGCAGGCTGGGATACAAGGCCAAGCAAG GTTACGTTATCTACCGTGTCCGTGTTCGCCGTGGTGGTCGCAAACGCCCGGTCCCGAAAGGTGCAACCTATGGTAAACCTGTACATCACGGTGTTAACCAGCTCAAGTTTGCCCGGAGTCTTCAGTCTGTAGCAGAG gAACGTGCTGGCCGTCACTGTGGCGCTCTGAGAGTCTTGAACTCGTATTGGGTGGGTGAAGATTCCACTTACAAGTTTTTTGAAGTGATCCTGATTGATCCCTTCCATAAGACCATCAGGCGGAACCCTGACACCCAATGGATCACCAAGCCCGTCCACAAGCACAGAGAGATGCGTGGGCTGACGTCAGCTGGGCGCAAGAGCCGTGGGCTTGGCAAGGGCCACAAATTCCACCACACCATTGGTGGCTCACGCCGTGCGGCCTGGAGAAGGCGCAACACCCTGCAGCTGCACCGCTACCGCTAA